A genomic segment from Saimiri boliviensis isolate mSaiBol1 chromosome 14, mSaiBol1.pri, whole genome shotgun sequence encodes:
- the KLHL26 gene encoding LOW QUALITY PROTEIN: kelch-like protein 26 (The sequence of the model RefSeq protein was modified relative to this genomic sequence to represent the inferred CDS: deleted 3 bases in 3 codons), whose protein sequence is MAESGGSGGGAGGGGAFGAGPGPERPNSTADKNGALKCTFSAAGHSTSLLQGLATLRAQGQLLDVVLTINREAFPAHKVVLAACSDYFRAMFTGGMREASQDVIELKGVSARGLRHIIDFAYSAEVTLDLDCVQDVLGAAVFLQMLPVVELCEEFLKAAMSVETCLNIGQMATTFSLASLRESVDAFTFQHFLQIAEEEDFLRLPLERLVFFLQSNRLQSCAEIDLFRAAVRWLQHDPARRPRASHVLCHIRFPLMQSSELVDSVQTLDIMVEDVLCRQYLLEAFNYQVLPFRQHEMQSPRTAVRSDVPSLVAFGGTPYTDSDRSVSSKVYQLPEPGARHFRELTEMEVGCSHTCVAVLDNFVYMAGGQHLQYRSGEGAVDACYRYDPHLNRWLRLQAMQESRIQFQLNVLCGMVYATGGRNRAGSLASVERYCPRRNEWGYACSLKRRIWGHAGAASGGRLYISGGYGISVEDKKALHCYDPVADQWEFKAPMSEPRVLHAMVGAGGRIYALGGRMDHVDRCFDVLAVEYYVPETDQWTSVSPMRAGQSEAGCCLLERKIYIVGGYNWRLNNVTGIVQVYNTDTDEWERDLHFPESFAGIACAPVLLPRAGTRR, encoded by the exons ATGGCGGAGTCTGGCGGTAGCGGCGGTGGTGCTGGCGGCGGCGGCGCCTTTGGCGCGGGCCCGGGCCCCGAGCGCCCGAACAG CACGGCCGACAAGAACGGGGCCCTCAAGTGCACCTTCTCGGCGGCCGGCCACAGCACCAGCCTCTTGCAGGGCCTGGCCACCCTCCGCGCCCAGGGCCAGCTCCTCGATGTCGTGCTGACCATCAACAGAGAGGCCTTTCCTGCGCACAAGGTCGTCCTGGCCGCCTGCAGCGACTACTTCAG GGCCATGTTCACCGGTGGCATGCGGGAGGCGAGCCAGGACGTCATAGAGCTGAAGGGCGTGTCGGCCCGCGGCCTGCGGCACATCATCGACTTCGCCTACAGCGCCGAGGTGACCCTGGACCTGGACTGCGTGCAGGATGTGCTGGGTGCCGCTGTGTTCCTGCAGATGCTGCCCGTGGTGGAGCTGTGCGAGGAGTTCCTGAAGGCGGCCATGAGCGTGGAGACCTGCCTCAACATCGGCCAGATGGCCACCACCTTCAGCCTGGCCTCGCTGCGGGAGTCAGTGGACGCCTTCACCTTCCAG CACTTCCTGCAGATCGCGGAGGAGGAGGACTTCCTGCGCCTGCCGCTGGAGCGCCTGGTCTTCTTCCTGCAGAGCAACCGACTGCAGAGCTGTGCTGAGATCGACCTGTTCCGAGCCGCGGTCCGCTGGCTGCAGCACGACCCCGCCCGGCGGCCGCGTGCCAGCCACGTGCTCTGCCACATCCGCTTCCCGCTCATGCAGTCCTCCGAGCTGGTGGACAGCGTGCAGACGCTGGACATCATGGTGGAGGACGTACTGTGCCGCCAGTACCTGCTGGAAGCCTTCAACTACCAGGTGCTGCCCTTCCGGCAGCACGAGATGCAGTCGCCGCGTACCGCCGTGCGCTCGGACGTGCCCTCGCTGGTGGCCTTTGGCGGAACGCCCTACACCGACAGCGACCGCTCGGTAAGCAGCAAGGTATACCAGCTG CCCGAGCCAGGCGCCCGCCACTTCCGCGAGCTCACGGAGATGGAGGTGGGCTGCAGCCACACGTGCGTGGCCGTGCTGGACAACTTCGTGTACATGGCCGGGGGCCAGCACCTGCAGTACCGCAGCGGCGAGGGCGCGGTGGACGCCTGCTACCGCTACGACCCGCACCTGAACCGCTGGCTGCGCCTGCAGGCCATGCAGGAGAGCCGCATCCAGTTCCAGCTGAACGTGCTGTGCGGCATGGTGTACGCCACGGGCGGCCGCAACCGGGCCGGCAGCCTGGCCTCGGTGGAGCGCTACTGCCCCCGGCGCAACGAGTGGGGCTACGCCTGCTCGCTCAAGCGCCGCATCTGGGGCCACGCTGGGGCCGCCTCCGGGGGCCGCCTGTACATCTCGGGCGGCTATGGCATCTCAGTGGAGGACAAGAAGGCGCTGCACTGCTACGACCCCGTGGCTGACCAGTGGGAGTTCAAGGCGCCCATGAGCGAGCCCCGTGTGCTGCACGCCATGGTGGGCGCGGGCGGCCGCATCTATGCCCTCGGGGGCCGCATGGACCACGTGGACCGCTGCTTCGACGTGCTGGCTGTGGAGTACTACGTGCCCGAGACGGACCAGTGGACCAGCGTGAGCCCCATGCGAGCCGGCCAGTCAGAG GCGGGCTGCTGCCTGCTGGAGAGGAAGATCTACATCGTCGGGGGCTACAACTGGCGGCTCAACAACGTCACGGGCATCGTGCAGGTGTACAACACGGACACCGATGAGTGGGAGCGGGACCTGCACTTCCCGGAGTCCTTCGCGGGCATCGCCTGCGCCCCCGTCCTGCTGCCCCGGGCCGGGACCAGGAGGTAG